One window of Gammaproteobacteria bacterium genomic DNA carries:
- the frr gene encoding ribosome recycling factor: protein MLNDIINQSTVRMQKSIDALKQAFSKIRSGRAHPSLLDHVRVPYYGNEVPLSQVASISVADARLLVVTPWEKQMAAAIEKAILTSDLGLNPAAAGAVIRVPLPALTEERRRDMQKVVRAEAETARVAVRNVRRDANAEAKLLLKEKNISQDEERHAEEDTQKLTDKYIAEIDKLLAAKEKELMEV, encoded by the coding sequence ATGTTGAATGACATTATCAATCAATCCACGGTGCGCATGCAGAAGAGCATTGATGCATTGAAGCAGGCATTTTCAAAGATACGCAGTGGACGTGCGCATCCCAGTCTGCTGGATCATGTGCGCGTGCCCTACTATGGCAATGAAGTACCACTGAGTCAGGTGGCGAGCATCAGTGTGGCAGATGCACGCCTGCTGGTGGTGACGCCGTGGGAAAAGCAGATGGCGGCCGCTATCGAAAAGGCCATACTTACATCTGATCTGGGTTTGAACCCAGCTGCTGCGGGGGCCGTGATCCGGGTGCCGTTGCCGGCACTGACCGAAGAACGCCGGCGTGATATGCAGAAAGTGGTTAGAGCCGAGGCCGAGACGGCACGTGTGGCGGTGCGAAACGTGCGCCGCGATGCCAATGCTGAGGCCAAGCTGCTGCTTAAGGAGAAAAATATTTCTCAGGACGAAGAGCGGCACGCGGAAGAAGATACGCAAAAACTTACCGACAAATATATTGCTGAAATTGACAAGCTGTTGGCAGCAAAAGAGAAGGAATTGATGGAGGTTTAA
- a CDS encoding isoprenyl transferase: MNLKSTNPVQSARTSDSFPRHVAIIMDGNGRWARSRMLPRSAGHKAGTDAVDAVIRTCVHRGIGILTLFAFSSENWSRPKTEVTQLLDLFLRALQNRMQELHRNSIRLQVIGERSAFSEKLQQQITAAEQLTCDNTGLVLNIAANYGGRWDITQAARALARKVERGELRADAIDDAQLASQLSLAGMPEPDLFIRTGDEQRISNFLLWQLAYTELYFTDVLWPDFNAVEFETALTAYAQRQRRFGRVSEAEAEVEAVAPSLTQEQQVRGA; this comes from the coding sequence ATGAACCTGAAATCCACTAATCCTGTTCAATCAGCGCGCACGTCTGATTCATTCCCACGCCACGTCGCCATTATCATGGATGGCAATGGCCGCTGGGCACGCTCGCGCATGCTGCCGCGCAGTGCCGGTCACAAGGCGGGCACAGATGCAGTCGATGCGGTGATCCGTACCTGCGTGCACCGGGGTATAGGCATACTTACCCTGTTTGCCTTCAGCAGCGAAAACTGGTCACGCCCCAAGACCGAAGTCACTCAATTACTCGATTTATTCCTGCGCGCTCTGCAAAACCGGATGCAGGAACTGCACCGCAACAGTATACGCCTGCAAGTCATTGGCGAACGCTCGGCGTTTTCGGAAAAACTGCAGCAGCAGATCACCGCTGCCGAACAGTTGACCTGCGACAACACAGGCCTTGTCCTCAACATCGCCGCCAATTACGGCGGACGCTGGGATATCACCCAGGCTGCACGCGCATTGGCGCGTAAGGTCGAGCGCGGCGAACTGCGCGCCGATGCCATTGACGATGCGCAGCTGGCTTCGCAGCTGTCGCTGGCCGGCATGCCGGAACCTGATCTGTTCATTCGCACGGGTGATGAACAACGGATCAGTAATTTTCTGCTCTGGCAGTTGGCTTACACGGAGTTGTACTTCACCGATGTGTTGTGGCCCGACTTCAACGCAGTGGAATTCGAAACGGCGCTGACCGCCTATGCGCAGCGCCAACGGCGCTTTGGGCGGGTGAGCGAGGCTGAAGCGGAAGTGGAGGCGGTTGCCCCGTCACTGACGCAGGAGCAGCAGGTTAGAGGTGCTTAA
- a CDS encoding ArsC family reductase: MTTLYGISNCSTVKKARTWLEQHGVDYQFHDFRKDGLDAATLKALIDKLGWETLLNKSGMTWRKLPEQDKTGVTASKARRLMLSHPAVIKRPVLVADRKYHAGFTESDYQHLLGKKR; this comes from the coding sequence ATGACCACGCTATACGGCATCAGCAATTGCTCCACCGTGAAAAAGGCACGTACCTGGCTGGAGCAGCACGGTGTGGATTACCAGTTCCACGACTTCCGCAAGGACGGCCTGGATGCGGCCACCCTGAAAGCGCTGATTGACAAGCTGGGCTGGGAAACACTGCTCAACAAAAGCGGCATGACCTGGCGCAAGTTACCGGAGCAGGATAAAACCGGTGTCACCGCGAGCAAGGCCCGACGCCTGATGCTGTCTCATCCCGCCGTCATCAAGCGCCCGGTGTTAGTCGCGGACAGGAAATACCACGCTGGCTTCACAGAAAGCGATTATCAACATCTGCTGGGGAAGAAACGCTGA
- a CDS encoding DMT family transporter, whose product MVHAIVARRALSTLPVAALLLGATLWGVLWYPLRWFEESGLTGLWVSLIMNAAALGSCLPLLIRQRREIARAPVVQLLLLMLAAGFCNTAFILAVIDGTVVRVLLLFYLAPVWASLLGWWLLRESLSVTAWITLVMAMSGALIMLWDTSLGWPWPQQSADWLALASGVAFAVSNVLVRKMADVPVTVKTMAAWVGGVVLAIAWIGYAGTPVPAVEPVMFALAAALGILGITLMTLAVQYGVSHMPVHRSAVILLFEVVVGAVSAAWLAHEILTAQEWAGGLLIVVAAWLSAHGARQEG is encoded by the coding sequence ATGGTTCACGCCATAGTAGCCCGCCGCGCGTTGTCCACTTTGCCTGTAGCAGCACTATTACTGGGTGCGACACTCTGGGGCGTGCTCTGGTACCCACTACGCTGGTTTGAGGAGAGCGGCCTCACGGGCTTGTGGGTGAGTCTGATCATGAATGCCGCCGCCCTGGGTTCATGCCTTCCCTTGCTCATACGCCAGCGTCGTGAGATTGCGCGCGCGCCTGTTGTGCAGCTGCTGCTTCTCATGCTGGCCGCCGGGTTTTGCAATACTGCGTTCATCCTCGCCGTGATCGACGGTACTGTGGTCAGAGTGCTGCTGCTGTTTTATCTCGCACCGGTATGGGCGTCGCTGCTGGGTTGGTGGCTGTTACGGGAAAGCTTGTCAGTCACGGCATGGATTACGCTGGTGATGGCCATGAGCGGTGCCTTGATCATGTTGTGGGATACCAGTCTCGGATGGCCCTGGCCACAACAGTCAGCTGACTGGCTGGCGCTGGCATCGGGTGTCGCCTTTGCGGTATCGAATGTGCTGGTGCGCAAAATGGCGGATGTACCGGTGACGGTGAAGACCATGGCAGCCTGGGTCGGGGGCGTGGTGCTGGCCATCGCGTGGATAGGCTATGCCGGTACGCCAGTCCCTGCAGTCGAACCGGTGATGTTTGCACTGGCGGCGGCGCTGGGGATATTAGGAATCACGCTTATGACACTGGCGGTGCAATACGGTGTGAGTCACATGCCAGTGCACCGTTCGGCGGTCATTCTGCTGTTTGAGGTGGTTGTAGGTGCGGTGTCTGCTGCCTGGCTCGCGCATGAAATTCTGACGGCACAGGAATGGGCGGGTGGTTTGCTGATTGTTGTGGCGGCGTGGCTATCCGCACATGGCGCCCGGCAGGAGGGCTAG
- the map gene encoding type I methionyl aminopeptidase: MTVTIKTTGEIEKMRIAGRLAADVLHMIRPHVRPGISTGELDRLCHDYIVNVQQATPAPLNYHGFPKSICTSVNHQVCHGIPGDRVLKDGDIVNIDITVIKDDYHGDTSKMFFVGEPSVIARRVTRVSYEGMCIGIEMVRPGVRLGDIGHAIQRHAEANHCSVVREYCGHGIGRVFHEEPQVLHYGLPGTGMILEPGMTFTIEPMINAGKRHVKLLPDQWTVVTKDHSLSAQWEHTLLVTDTGHEVLTRRPDDTL; encoded by the coding sequence ATGACCGTCACCATCAAAACAACTGGCGAAATCGAAAAGATGCGTATCGCAGGCCGGCTGGCCGCCGATGTGCTGCATATGATCCGCCCCCACGTCCGGCCCGGTATTAGCACCGGCGAACTCGACCGCCTGTGCCACGACTATATCGTCAACGTGCAGCAGGCCACCCCGGCACCGCTCAACTACCATGGCTTTCCCAAGTCCATCTGCACCTCGGTCAACCACCAGGTCTGCCACGGGATACCGGGTGACCGGGTGCTGAAGGACGGAGATATCGTCAACATCGACATCACCGTCATCAAGGACGATTACCATGGCGACACCAGCAAGATGTTCTTTGTTGGCGAGCCCTCCGTCATCGCCAGGCGGGTGACACGTGTAAGCTACGAAGGCATGTGTATCGGCATTGAGATGGTCAGGCCTGGCGTGCGTCTGGGTGACATCGGCCATGCCATCCAGCGCCATGCCGAAGCCAACCACTGCTCCGTGGTACGCGAGTATTGCGGCCACGGCATTGGCCGGGTATTCCATGAAGAGCCGCAGGTGTTGCACTATGGGCTACCCGGCACCGGCATGATACTGGAGCCGGGCATGACCTTCACCATCGAGCCCATGATCAATGCCGGCAAACGCCACGTAAAACTGCTGCCGGATCAGTGGACCGTGGTCACCAAGGATCACAGCCTTTCGGCCCAGTGGGAACACACCCTGCTCGTCACTGATACGGGCCACGAAGTGCTTACCCGGCGACCCGACGACACCCTCTGA
- the dapC gene encoding succinyldiaminopimelate transaminase yields the protein MNPDLSTLLPYPFERLNQLMGDASQPHGKTPIVMSMGEPKHKPPAFIATEIKAQLSSLSSYPTTRGTQALRQAIADWLTQRFHLQACPLDAERHILPVNGTREALFALAQCVIDRQPRPLVLMPNPFYQIYEGAALLAGAQPWFMNTTPQTGLLPNFDAVPASAWKQCQLIYICSPGNPTGAVLGTAALEQLILLADKYDFVIAADECYSEIYTHEDQPPPGLLETAARMGRDDYRHCIVFHSLSKRSSVAGMRSGFVAGDARIIEKFLLYRTYHGCAMPLYVQAASIKAWRDEKHVTENRKLYRKKIDAVIDVLAPVIDVPQPAGGFCLWLPTPIDDQAFTRELYAHHNVTVLPGSFLSRKAHGNNPGQNHVRIALVAEEQECIEAAHRLSDFIRSL from the coding sequence ATGAACCCTGATCTGTCCACGCTGCTACCCTACCCCTTCGAGCGCTTGAACCAGCTTATGGGCGACGCTAGCCAGCCGCACGGCAAGACGCCCATCGTGATGTCCATGGGCGAGCCCAAGCACAAGCCGCCTGCCTTCATCGCCACTGAAATCAAGGCTCAGCTGTCCAGCCTTTCCAGCTACCCCACGACTCGCGGTACACAGGCGCTGCGACAAGCCATCGCCGACTGGCTGACACAGCGCTTTCATCTGCAGGCATGCCCGCTGGATGCCGAGCGCCACATCCTGCCGGTGAATGGCACCCGCGAGGCGCTGTTTGCGCTCGCCCAATGTGTCATCGATCGTCAACCCAGACCGCTGGTGCTGATGCCCAACCCGTTCTACCAGATCTATGAAGGTGCAGCGCTGCTTGCAGGCGCGCAGCCCTGGTTCATGAATACCACGCCACAGACCGGCCTGCTGCCCAATTTTGACGCCGTACCGGCATCCGCATGGAAACAGTGCCAGCTGATCTACATCTGCTCCCCCGGCAATCCTACCGGTGCAGTGCTGGGTACCGCGGCGCTGGAGCAACTGATTCTGCTCGCCGACAAATATGATTTCGTGATTGCCGCTGACGAATGCTACTCGGAAATCTATACTCACGAAGATCAGCCGCCCCCCGGCCTGCTTGAGACCGCCGCCCGCATGGGACGCGATGATTATCGCCATTGCATCGTGTTTCACAGTCTGTCCAAGCGCTCCAGCGTCGCCGGCATGCGCTCTGGGTTTGTAGCGGGTGACGCCCGCATCATCGAAAAATTCCTGCTCTACCGCACCTATCACGGCTGCGCCATGCCGCTTTATGTCCAGGCCGCGAGTATCAAGGCCTGGCGCGACGAGAAACACGTCACGGAAAATCGCAAGCTATACCGCAAGAAAATAGACGCCGTGATCGACGTACTGGCGCCTGTCATCGACGTACCGCAGCCTGCAGGTGGATTTTGCCTCTGGCTGCCCACGCCCATTGACGACCAGGCCTTCACCCGCGAACTCTACGCCCACCATAACGTAACCGTATTACCCGGCAGCTTCCTGTCACGCAAGGCGCACGGCAACAATCCCGGCCAGAACCATGTACGCATCGCATTGGTGGCAGAAGAACAGGAATGCATCGAAGCCGCACACAGGCTGTCTGATTTTATTCGCAGTTTGTAA
- the pyrH gene encoding UMP kinase → MSFAAPKPAYQRILLKLSGEALMGGADYGIDPAVLIRVADEVRAVVELGVQVALVIGGGNIFRGAGLAASGMDRVTADQMGMLATVINALAMQDALEQRGMQVRVMSALKMHQICEDYIRRRAVRHLEKGRVVILAAGTGNPFFTTDSAASLRGVELSVNLVLKATKVDGVYSADPLKHADAQYYKRLSYDEVIERKLMVMDVTAIVLCRDYAMPLCVFNMNKPGALMRIVLGEDEGTLVGATHVE, encoded by the coding sequence ATGTCTTTTGCCGCCCCGAAACCTGCCTATCAGCGCATCCTGCTAAAGCTGAGTGGTGAGGCGCTGATGGGAGGTGCCGACTATGGTATCGATCCCGCGGTGCTTATACGTGTGGCCGATGAGGTGCGTGCAGTAGTCGAGTTGGGTGTGCAGGTAGCACTGGTTATTGGCGGCGGCAATATTTTTCGCGGTGCAGGCTTGGCTGCAAGCGGCATGGATCGGGTCACGGCAGACCAGATGGGCATGCTTGCCACTGTTATCAATGCCCTGGCGATGCAGGATGCGCTGGAGCAGCGTGGTATGCAGGTGCGCGTAATGTCGGCACTCAAGATGCACCAGATTTGTGAAGATTACATCCGCCGTCGTGCGGTACGTCATCTTGAGAAAGGCCGTGTGGTCATACTTGCCGCCGGCACGGGCAATCCGTTTTTCACCACAGACTCCGCCGCCAGCCTCCGTGGCGTCGAACTCAGTGTCAATCTGGTACTCAAGGCCACCAAGGTTGATGGTGTGTATTCCGCAGATCCGCTCAAGCATGCTGACGCGCAGTACTACAAGCGTCTCAGCTACGACGAGGTGATTGAGCGCAAGCTGATGGTGATGGATGTCACGGCGATTGTCTTGTGCCGCGACTACGCCATGCCGTTGTGTGTATTCAACATGAACAAGCCCGGTGCGCTAATGCGCATAGTGCTGGGCGAAGACGAGGGGACACTGGTGGGGGCGACCCATGTTGAATGA
- the rpsB gene encoding 30S ribosomal protein S2 yields MANVTMRQMLEAGVHFGHQTRYWNPKMAPYIFGQRNKIHIINLEATLPLYNDAMNYISRMAANRGTILFVATKRAAQEIIAEEAKRCGMPYVDQRWLGGMLTNFKTVRQSIKRLKDLELMAQDGSFDRINKKEALLLTRERDKLERALGGIKDMDHIPDALFVIDVGNEKISVREAGKLGIPVIGIVDSNNDPDGVDYMVPGNDDAIRAIQLYARGAADAILEGRSSVQAFTASTDEFVELSETGAPAVKTAEAAKKPVRTAAKKPVRKAAAASTKEGEGTATTAAARKKPVTKSKAATSAKAK; encoded by the coding sequence ATGGCTAATGTGACCATGCGTCAAATGCTGGAGGCCGGCGTGCATTTCGGTCATCAGACCCGTTACTGGAACCCGAAGATGGCACCGTACATTTTCGGCCAGCGCAACAAGATACACATCATCAACCTTGAAGCCACCCTGCCGTTATACAACGACGCGATGAACTATATCAGTCGCATGGCGGCAAACCGCGGCACCATCCTGTTCGTGGCAACCAAACGTGCAGCACAGGAAATCATCGCCGAGGAGGCCAAGCGTTGCGGTATGCCATATGTAGACCAGCGCTGGCTCGGTGGCATGCTCACCAACTTCAAGACCGTACGTCAGTCCATCAAGCGTCTCAAGGATCTGGAATTGATGGCCCAGGACGGCAGCTTTGATCGCATCAACAAGAAGGAAGCTCTGCTGCTCACGCGTGAGCGCGACAAGCTGGAACGCGCCCTGGGCGGCATCAAGGATATGGATCATATCCCTGATGCCCTGTTTGTGATCGACGTAGGCAACGAAAAAATCTCCGTGCGCGAGGCTGGCAAGCTGGGTATTCCGGTGATCGGCATCGTGGACAGTAATAATGATCCGGACGGTGTCGATTACATGGTGCCCGGAAATGACGATGCCATTCGCGCCATCCAGCTGTATGCGCGTGGTGCCGCTGATGCCATTCTGGAAGGGCGTAGCTCAGTGCAGGCATTCACTGCCTCCACGGATGAGTTCGTGGAGCTGAGCGAAACCGGTGCCCCTGCCGTGAAGACGGCAGAAGCAGCCAAGAAGCCTGTCCGCACAGCTGCGAAGAAGCCGGTCAGGAAGGCGGCCGCGGCATCGACCAAGGAAGGCGAGGGTACGGCCACGACAGCAGCGGCGCGTAAAAAGCCCGTAACAAAGTCAAAGGCTGCTACTTCAGCCAAGGCCAAGTAA
- the dapD gene encoding 2,3,4,5-tetrahydropyridine-2,6-dicarboxylate N-succinyltransferase translates to MSSTQEIIEQGFERRAEITPQNADARLKQAIQETLEQLDAGTLRVAQKQSDGGWTVNQWLKKAVLLSFRVEENRFIQGAYSAYYDKVPGKFSSYDDARFKQSGVRVVPPAMARKGCYIAPGVVLMPSYVNIGAYVDSGTMVDTWATVGSCAQIGKNVHLSGGVGIGGVLEPVQAGPTIIEDNCFIGARSEVVEGVIVEEGSVISMGVYIGQSTRIFNRMTGEVSYGRIPAGSVVVSGNLPSKDGSYSLYCAVIVKQVDAKTRSKVGINELLRDI, encoded by the coding sequence ATGAGCAGCACACAGGAAATCATCGAGCAGGGCTTTGAAAGACGCGCCGAAATCACGCCGCAAAATGCGGACGCACGCCTCAAGCAGGCTATTCAGGAGACGCTCGAGCAGCTGGATGCCGGCACGCTGCGTGTGGCGCAGAAACAGTCTGATGGCGGCTGGACTGTCAACCAGTGGCTGAAGAAGGCTGTGCTATTGTCGTTTCGGGTGGAGGAGAACCGCTTTATCCAGGGTGCCTACAGCGCTTACTACGACAAGGTTCCCGGCAAATTCAGCAGTTATGACGACGCCCGCTTCAAGCAAAGCGGTGTGCGCGTGGTGCCGCCCGCGATGGCGCGCAAGGGTTGCTACATTGCACCGGGCGTGGTGCTCATGCCCTCCTACGTCAATATCGGCGCCTATGTCGACTCCGGCACCATGGTCGACACCTGGGCCACCGTAGGCTCCTGCGCCCAGATCGGCAAGAATGTGCACCTCTCCGGCGGCGTCGGCATCGGCGGCGTGCTGGAGCCGGTGCAGGCCGGGCCGACGATCATCGAAGACAATTGCTTCATTGGCGCCCGCTCCGAAGTGGTCGAGGGTGTGATCGTCGAGGAAGGCTCGGTGATATCGATGGGCGTTTACATCGGCCAAAGCACCAGGATATTCAACCGCATGACCGGTGAAGTCAGCTATGGCCGCATCCCGGCAGGATCAGTGGTAGTCTCCGGTAACCTGCCCTCCAAGGACGGCAGCTACAGTCTGTACTGCGCGGTCATCGTAAAACAGGTTGACGCCAAGACCCGCAGCAAAGTCGGCATCAACGAGTTGTTGCGGGATATTTAA
- the tsf gene encoding translation elongation factor Ts — MEITAALVKELRERTSSGMMECKRALVEAKGDIDAAAEAMRKSGLAKADKRAGKIAAEGVIVIEADTTGKHVAMIEVNCETDFVSRGEELRGFAQAVAQRVLKSHPADLDALLALPLRDGDSADINTVRQGLVAKIGENIGVRRSVRLATTGQIGVYLHGSRIGVLVEVEGGDEVLAKDIAMHIAAAKPVCVSSDEVAPDLIAKEREIFAAQAADSGKPAAIIEKMVDGRIKKFIGEITLLGQPFVKNPDFTVETLLGQAKARVLGFQRFEVGEGIEKKADDFVAEVMAQARGG, encoded by the coding sequence ATGGAAATTACAGCCGCACTCGTCAAGGAACTACGCGAGCGCACCAGCTCTGGCATGATGGAGTGCAAGCGGGCGCTGGTCGAGGCCAAGGGTGATATTGATGCGGCCGCAGAGGCGATGCGCAAGAGTGGTCTTGCCAAGGCCGACAAGCGGGCAGGCAAGATTGCCGCCGAGGGCGTTATCGTGATCGAGGCCGATACCACCGGCAAGCATGTCGCGATGATAGAGGTGAACTGCGAGACGGACTTCGTCTCGCGCGGGGAGGAGTTGAGGGGGTTTGCGCAAGCCGTGGCGCAGCGTGTATTGAAGAGTCACCCGGCGGACCTGGATGCGTTGTTGGCATTGCCACTGAGAGACGGTGACAGCGCCGACATCAACACCGTGCGCCAAGGGCTGGTTGCCAAGATCGGCGAGAATATCGGTGTGCGGCGCAGTGTCCGCCTTGCAACAACTGGTCAAATCGGCGTCTATCTGCATGGCAGTCGCATCGGTGTGCTGGTGGAGGTTGAAGGTGGGGACGAGGTACTGGCCAAGGATATCGCCATGCATATTGCAGCCGCCAAACCCGTCTGTGTTTCGTCTGACGAAGTGGCGCCCGACTTGATCGCCAAAGAAAGGGAAATCTTTGCCGCGCAGGCCGCAGACAGTGGCAAACCTGCCGCCATCATTGAGAAAATGGTGGATGGGCGCATCAAGAAGTTTATAGGCGAGATTACCCTGCTGGGTCAGCCATTCGTGAAGAATCCTGATTTCACGGTGGAGACTTTGCTCGGGCAGGCAAAGGCCAGGGTACTCGGATTCCAGCGTTTTGAGGTGGGCGAAGGTATTGAAAAGAAAGCCGACGACTTTGTCGCCGAGGTGATGGCGCAAGCACGGGGAGGCTAA
- the glnD gene encoding [protein-PII] uridylyltransferase, whose amino-acid sequence MSLLTATHSALLDSAALERALADAEPVASTLRALLAQHDASLRQGFEANLPVTQLVRARAAFIDRVLLRVWQTQASPLPASAGLIAVGGYGRGELHPGSDIDLLILLEGAPAEPARRAIEQFTQLLWDTGLALAHSVRTVEQCAHEAARDVTIMTSLMEARLLTGPPALFDDLRSAIATHAIWPTPEFFQAKYDEQRRRHHKYHDTAYNLEPNIKEGPGGLRDIQTISWITLRHFGSNHLHDLVTHGFLTESEHTLLREGREFLWRIRFALHLLTGRCEDRLLFDYQGTLATQFGYHDEGHRLAVEQLMKRYYLAAMELGRLNEMLLQHFQESLLYAATHSAEIRPINKRFHLRNDVIEVVHPDVFRRYPFALLEIFLLLAQQPKLKGVRASTIRLIRDHRYLIDQAFRADLRCRMLFMELLRQPQGIMRELRRMHRYGVLGAYIPSFGAVEGQMQYDLFHVYTVDEHTLFLLRNLRRFSLPEFSQEFPLCSEIFQRLPKPEILYLAGLFHDIAKGRGGDHSTLGAEDALGFCLHHGMSAHDARIVAWLVRHHLVLSRTAQREDIQDPEVIAHFASAVCDNTHLDYLYLLTVADIRATNSTLWNSWKGALLSELYLATAALLRRGLGAPIDQTERIRTTQAEARALLHAESVDDHAITLFWDALDDDYFLRHEADEIVWHTAAVVGATAGNQPLVRIRHSAQRGTELFIYTRDQKNLFALTTAALDQMALSIVGARIVTAHTGYTLDTFHILEESGESALTPQRMHEIVTFLEHTLAQGETGPVTRRVRRHVRHFKVPTQITFTDDTRNRRTVLEVISADRPGLLSAIGHALMAAGVQLQNAKIATLGARAEDIFFITDAHNQPLSPEQQWQLQQALLHSIDQPLKNQA is encoded by the coding sequence ATGAGCCTGCTCACGGCAACTCACAGCGCCCTCCTTGACAGTGCCGCGCTGGAACGGGCACTGGCGGACGCCGAGCCTGTAGCGTCCACACTGCGTGCGCTGCTGGCACAGCACGACGCCAGCTTGCGTCAGGGCTTCGAGGCCAACCTGCCTGTCACCCAACTGGTGCGGGCACGTGCGGCCTTTATCGATCGGGTACTGCTGCGAGTATGGCAGACACAGGCATCTCCACTCCCTGCCTCGGCAGGCCTGATTGCTGTTGGTGGCTATGGGCGCGGAGAACTGCACCCGGGTTCAGATATTGATCTCCTGATCCTGCTGGAGGGTGCGCCTGCTGAGCCCGCCCGCAGGGCAATCGAGCAATTCACCCAGTTGCTGTGGGATACCGGCCTCGCCCTGGCACACAGTGTCCGCACCGTCGAACAGTGCGCACATGAGGCAGCGCGGGACGTGACCATCATGACCAGCCTGATGGAGGCACGCCTGCTCACAGGGCCACCCGCGCTGTTCGATGACCTGCGCAGCGCTATCGCCACACACGCCATCTGGCCAACCCCCGAATTTTTCCAGGCCAAGTACGACGAGCAGAGGCGGCGGCATCACAAATATCACGACACGGCTTACAACCTTGAGCCCAACATCAAGGAAGGCCCGGGCGGACTGCGTGACATCCAGACCATCAGCTGGATTACCTTGCGTCATTTCGGCAGCAACCACCTGCATGACCTCGTTACTCACGGCTTTCTCACCGAAAGCGAACACACCCTGCTGCGTGAGGGCAGGGAGTTTTTATGGCGCATCCGTTTTGCGCTCCACCTCCTCACCGGACGCTGCGAAGACCGCCTGCTGTTCGACTACCAGGGCACGCTGGCCACGCAATTCGGCTACCACGACGAGGGCCATCGCCTTGCCGTCGAACAACTCATGAAGCGCTACTACCTTGCAGCCATGGAGCTGGGCCGACTAAACGAAATGCTATTACAGCATTTTCAGGAAAGCCTCCTGTATGCCGCCACCCACAGCGCCGAGATCAGGCCCATCAATAAACGCTTCCACCTCCGCAATGACGTCATTGAAGTCGTACACCCCGACGTGTTCCGTCGCTACCCGTTCGCCCTGCTGGAGATTTTCCTGCTGCTGGCGCAGCAGCCCAAGCTCAAGGGCGTACGCGCCTCCACCATCCGTCTGATACGGGATCACCGCTACCTGATAGACCAAGCCTTCAGGGCCGACCTGCGCTGCCGCATGCTGTTCATGGAGTTGTTGCGCCAACCCCAGGGCATCATGCGTGAGCTGCGACGCATGCATCGTTATGGCGTTCTCGGCGCCTACATCCCCAGCTTTGGCGCAGTTGAAGGCCAGATGCAATACGACCTGTTTCACGTCTATACGGTAGACGAGCACACGCTGTTCCTGTTACGTAACCTGCGGCGCTTCTCGCTACCGGAATTTTCCCAGGAATTTCCATTATGCAGCGAGATATTCCAGCGCCTGCCGAAACCCGAGATTCTCTATCTGGCCGGCCTGTTTCATGACATCGCCAAGGGTCGTGGCGGCGACCACTCCACACTGGGCGCTGAAGACGCCCTTGGCTTCTGCCTGCATCACGGCATGAGCGCCCATGACGCACGCATTGTGGCCTGGCTGGTCAGGCACCATCTGGTGCTCTCGCGCACTGCACAACGCGAGGATATCCAGGATCCCGAGGTCATTGCCCACTTCGCCTCAGCCGTCTGTGATAATACTCATCTCGACTACCTGTATCTGCTGACAGTGGCCGACATTCGCGCCACCAACTCCACTCTCTGGAACAGCTGGAAGGGGGCGCTGCTGAGCGAGCTCTACCTTGCAACGGCAGCCTTGCTGCGGCGCGGGCTGGGCGCCCCCATCGATCAGACCGAGCGCATCCGTACCACCCAGGCCGAAGCCCGGGCGCTGCTGCATGCAGAGTCAGTAGATGACCACGCCATCACCCTTTTCTGGGATGCGCTGGACGATGATTATTTCCTGCGGCACGAGGCGGATGAAATCGTCTGGCATACCGCAGCCGTCGTTGGCGCCACTGCCGGCAATCAGCCACTGGTGCGTATTCGCCACAGCGCACAACGGGGCACAGAACTGTTCATTTACACCCGCGACCAGAAAAACCTGTTTGCCCTGACTACGGCCGCGCTCGATCAGATGGCGTTATCTATCGTCGGCGCCCGCATTGTTACTGCGCACACCGGCTACACGCTGGATACCTTTCATATTCTCGAGGAATCAGGCGAGTCCGCCCTCACGCCACAGCGCATGCATGAAATCGTCACCTTTCTGGAACACACACTGGCACAAGGGGAAACCGGCCCGGTGACACGCCGGGTACGCCGTCATGTCAGGCACTTCAAGGTACCGACACAAATCACCTTCACCGATGACACACGCAACCGGCGCACTGTACTTGAGGTTATCAGCGCCGACCGCCCGGGTTTGCTCTCCGCTATTGGTCACGCGCTCATGGCGGCCGGCGTACAACTGCAAAATGCCAAGATCGCCACCTTGGGCGCACGAGCCGAAGATATTTTTTTCATTACTGACGCACACAATCAGCCATTGTCCCCGGAGCAGCAGTGGCAGCTTCAGCAAGCACTGTTGCACAGCATCGACCAGCCCCTCAAAAACCAGGCCTGA